GAATGCATGATTTGAAATATTATCTCAAGTCAAAACTACAGGAACATTAAATTCTTAAACGCTTACCCATCAAATTGGGTTTTATTTAACTGTTGATACATGAAGTCAAAAAGTACCTTCGtttagaattttaaaagaaaagtcttcAAATGTTAATGTAATGTAAGTGGCAAACGTTCCCATAAACAGTGTCAGGTCCTATCTGTGCAtttgaaatatagcaataatgCGATAATTTCATTCTCCATTCAACAGTATACTTCTCTCCTCTTGAATTTGCCTACGTTTTAACCACCCTTTGGCATTTACGCTCATCTAATTCTGATTGCAAAGTTTTCATTCCTACACTGCTTCAGGATCGTACAAGATGTTTTGTGTTGcaattttctgctttttaattttgaattcaaATCCCAGTTTCGGGATTGAGCCAGTATGTTCCCGGTTTCATTACGAGGAACAAACGTTAGAAAAGATGATCAGGCAGGAAATATTCGTGGAGAAAATGAAAGCTGACATTGATGACTCTAAACAGCACGTAGTGGACGCTATTGTAGATTTAAAGAATGAGAGAAACAAGTTTGCAGTGGATTTTGAAAGGTTGAAACATGACGTTGAAACCATGAATGACAACCTTGAAAATGCGTTAAATGGTATGCAATCACAAACTGAAAAAGTCATTCAGGACTATACCACAGAAATGGAAACATTAAAAGGTATGTATTTAACATTAGTTTTGTATTGTTATGAAGGAAATATCTGTACAAAAGCGAAAGTATGACACTTCCGAATATGCTTCATTTTTCAAATTAACTTAATTAAAGGTGAAGTGTGAGTTTAGTATTAgttctgtataataaaataatatgaaaaaaggaAAAGCCTCAAATCGAGCTCCGGGAAATCAGATTTCACATTTTCCAAACTTTGTAACAACGAAACtattcagataaaaaaaatgatttagtgTTATCATTTCTTTCATAGCGATTTGAGGGAtataaaatgacattgttttaatGTCTGTCCGAGTTTTAATGTATCTTCAAGATTTATTTCGATGTTTCTAACACCATGAAAAATGTAATATAGTTTAGGTTCgtaaatagatataaaattgTTATCAAAACTCTAATTGCAAGATTTTAAGGGCAAATTTTCGGGGAAGCTGATGTCTCTGTGACGTCATTTCCTATTTGCCGCGTTTACTTTAGAAATATTAAAGACACACTTATCCAAAATATTGTAATCATTTTTGCATCTAACTAAAAGCCTCTCTTGTTGTATGTTTgagtgaaaaataattttaaacaaaaaaatgacatTCTCTCTTCACTGCGAAGAAAAGAATTCCTCTCCGTCAGGTGCGTCTTTGagatctgctcaacccggggctagagggtgtggcgGCATTTCTACTAACGTCCATaaaaaggctcaatcaaaccgagcctgtaacatctTCATTgatgtcgtgttgggtgacctgtggagtttccacttttgcTTTTTTGAGCAGGCCCAAAGGGTCTGCttttcgagctcgctattaaatGTTATTACATCAGTCCTAGTAGTTCTTTGATGTACAATATTTTATTCGACTCGATAACGAggccttgcaaaatccacaagagccgaatGCATCATATTATATTAAGCATGGAACATCAAGACACCATCACTTCACCACCTTGACGTCATATTTCACGTGACGACTAAAGTGACTCATCCTACCATtgatttttcttgaaaatgttatATACAGTATTCATGTGACTTTCAATACAACAAATTGTGTAAACCTACATTGTTATAGTTTCGTGTGCTTCTTGCCAattctaattatatatttttgggacttcatgtattaataaaaaacatacatTATTCACTAACATTAATGTCAAGATTTTATCAGTATATACTTTACAAATCTTCTAACGCAACACTTAGCTCTATGCCAATATCTTAAACTTTACCTAAAGTACATTTCCGAAATTTGGCAAACAATCATATTGTGAATGTCATAAGAAACttcatttttgatacaaattgaCATCATAAGACAGATTAAATATTCTAGTGAAAAATGGGCATAGAATGTctttaaataaaagttaattaAAGTACATTTattattgaataaatatatttatggataCATCTAATCGCACTTTTCAAAGATGCGAGATCGAACCATACTAAAATGCCCGTCTATTAACAAACTTTATGTAGAAACAGGTCTGAGAGCtggaaaaatgtacatttttatataatatcgTGTTTATATGGAAATTTTTTTACTAAATGACCTGTTCAATTTCACATGTTTGTGCTGTTTCCTGACTTTTACATCAAACATAGAATACTATTTAAGGAAGACATAACATACAATTTATTTACTAATTCGTATTTCgcaactttttcaaaattggttcaggtattgaaataaataaaattatgtgaCTGCATATTTCGACTtgttgtaattttgacatttctctaaatacattaaatattcagttatatgaAAGGTGTAGGCAAAAAGCTAAGTTTTAGAAGATTTgtttaatgtattattataaatatgtattatgtcATAAATAATCACTTTTTAAGACTTATCGTTTCTCATTATTATAACTTTTAGAAACTGGCCAAAATGTGATTATCATTACAAAATATTACCGCGGTACAAACGGTATATATCGATGTCGAAATGCATCTTGAGATTGCCTTTTATTTACACGAGCATTAAGAGTCACTTACTGCAAATTACTTGTCTCTTATTGCTATGTCTTCGAGTCTTACCAACTAAAGGTTTCAAATTCTTAAATGTTAGGACGACATCCAGCTGACTTTCTGAACTAGAATCTAGAACTGCAGAGAAAGTCTGCATTGCCAATTAAAAGCTAAAAGTCTCCATGCGATGCAAATTAATGTTTGGAAAACATATATTAAGTATACTAAGTTCTATTCGATGGCTACgttgtttttgctttttaaaattttgaggtTATGTATACAGACATAGCGCAATTGTTACTTTTTGCGGATTTACTTTTGTTAATTGATCAGGGTTCCAGTCGATGTTTTTAAAACCTCTTATTCGTTAAAACCGTTTAGATTTTAGAGAAACGTTCCTGAAACTGTAATATTTACATCGTTAACTTTCATTCTTTTTTAATGACTATAAGAATCACTTTGTTATTTCAGGTTCTGTCGTCACACCTATCGTCGCATTCAAAGCTCACGTTGTGTCTGACAAGTCATTGAGCAACAGCAAGGTTATAATATTCtcaaagaatatttttaacaCGGGTAATGCTTACGACAATGCAACTGGCATCTTCAAAGCACCGATTGGGGGCGTATACCTATTCGCGACTGAGATATGTTTATCTCCCCGTACCTATTCGTACTTCGGCATCACTTTGAATGGGGAACTTATCTCTCAATCTCTGCTTAGAGACAATCAGTGGACTAAATGTTATACAATGGATGCCATCGTTGCAGTCAACAAGGGCGGTGACGTTTCGGTTAAATGTTCTAGCTCTTGTGATAGCAGTGAGAGCTTGAGTGGATCTCCTCTTTATCAGACAAGCAGTTTCTCGGGTGTACTAGTCCACAAACTTGTCGTTTGAATTACAACCGAAATAACAGTTGTCTGCGTGCATGACCTGTTTTGTTTGATACTGATTCTCTGATGATTCTGTGACCACACCAAATGAATATCAATATACTTTAAATCATTGAATggcttaaaaacaaaaactggttAAATCATGTGCACAGGGTAAGCACACATCAAAGTGTTTAAGTCACATATGTTATAGGATTAAGCTTATGGTGCAGCCCTTACCGGTAACCAATGTGATCCAACAAGTTCTTTATATTCGGTCATACATtgagtaaaaaaatatttatgctgTATTAAGAGACTATTTTGGTATGTGACAACTTTTTGCTCTTCCCTCAGGTGGTcgtctcttaatgcaagttgtaCTGTATAAACAAAATGAGTTTCTATTATCAACTGCCTTGTAAATATCTAATACTCATTTCATTTCTATGTAGTCGCAGACATCAGGTATACGATTATAAAATTTATAAGCAATGGTCACAACTGAACAACTGAAACGATTTTCTTTGTGTGGGAGTCACGGTCTGACAAGGTTAAGCTCGTTTCATATAAGCAGTTCTCTCCCAAAGGAGCTCTGAACATTcaaatctgttttaaaatgaCTTTAGATAGTAGCGAATAAAATGTTTGTTCATACATTGTAACAGTACTGCATCTTTTTCAGTTCTTCAACTCTTTCTTCAGAAATTGCTATCTTTAAATTTGCATTTCGACATTGGAACTATTGTTACAGATAGATCTAATATGTTTTTGTCCTTTTACAATAACTTGGttcatttcagaaaattattttattcagttcTATTTACTTAACACATTTATATGATAATTACtatttttgtttccatgaaacACAACTTTTAAAATAATCTATTTTGCTACGTTCAAAATGTTCGTATGTTGTAATGTGCGAATGAATTAAGGACGTTTTAGCACATTTTAGCACCTTTTCGGGCACTGCAGAGTGGTGCACTCTTATATGAAAATAGAATTGCTGCATTCTCTTTTTGGTGCACGCAAGACTTTTACGTTAATAATCTCAGTTGTAAAATGGATTCTTGTAAAAACCCATGCACTTGATGGAGGGACTTTACAGCATTCCGCTGGAGTTGAAGCTGTTTCAGATGTTTATGACAGCTATATTTCtagtcaaaattttaattttgctcTTTCTGAGCACAGTTAATATTCCTCAGATAAGGAAAAAGTATTGAATTTTGCTTATGTTAATGTTTGTGGgttaatttcaaaaattattaatCCAGATTTTGTTTCGTTTGTGAAAGAATATGATGTTGTTCATTTTGCTGAAACGAAGTTGGATTCTTTTGACAATCCTATCATTGATGGTTATACCTATGTTGGCAAAAACAGAGAGGTTTTTAAAAGTAAATCGGGTGGTGtgggcattttcattaaaaatgattTGTTCAAAGACTTTCAAGTGCTCGGCATGAGCAGTGAGCATTGTTTGTGGTATAAATTTAAGGACTCCAGTTGTATTTTCGCCGATGTATATATACCTCCTGAAGGGTCTCGTTATGGCTCGTTAGATAGTTTTGATAAGATAGAAAGCAACATTTTAGACATTGTGTCTCAATATAATGATGCATCTTTCGTTTTGTTCGGAGACTTTAATGCAAAAACTGGTAAATTAAAAGACTTTGTAGAATTTGATCGTTATATCGCTGAATCTAATCTTGATGATATTGCCGGCTACAATCTGTCTATTAGTAATCTGTCTGATCTTGGTATCCCATTACAACGTTATTCAGAAGACTGCAATAATGTTAATAATTATGGACATAgattacttgatttatataagtCAACAGGTTTACTGATTGGTAATGGTAGATGTGGTAGTGATATTTATGTTGGGAAAAATACCTGTGACAATAAGAGTTTACTTGATTATGTATTATTGTCACCTTGTAATTTTCCTGTAATGAAAAGTGTTGATGTGTGGGATTTTGATCctattttttctgatattcataGTTGTTTAACTGTTAAGTTTCGTTGTGAAACTTCGATACATAGTACAGTGGACGATTGTGTTTCTACTTATactgatgaaaatgtaaatgatgCATGTGATATTCACACTAACGTTAGTAAGAAAGCGTTTTGGGATACGTCTGTTAAAGAGCAATTTATGGACAGCTTGCTTTGATTTAGAAATCTTATCAAATTTACAAGAcgaatgtcaaaatatttttgaaaataaactataTAGTGGTAGTTGTATTAATAGTATAACAAAAAAGATTTCGGAGATGATTTATTCAGCTGCTGATAAATGTAATCTTGTTAAAGATGTTAAACCTATATATTTTGACTGTATTGTTGCTAGAAGCAAATATTTACGTTGTAAGGATTATTATAGACGTAGTAAGACTGATATTAATTTTGCCAATATGGTTGCTAGTAGTaaaagttataagaattttttgaataagaaatatagatttttaaGGATAGTGTTAATAAGAAACTTATAAATCTTCGCTCTTCTGATCCTAAAGCTTTTTGGGGTttgcttaataaatattgtaatgaacGCAAAAATACAATGTCGAAGATTTCTAAAGAggttttttacaaacattttgtgGCGTTGAATCAATCTACTTCTGGTGAAGATTCTGATAATTTACAGgatattaatattgaaaatattacttGTGATAATGAAGTGTTGAATAAGTATTTCAATGTTGAAGAAATACGTAGTGTAGTTAGAaaactgaaaaacaataaaagcccatcagtttttgataatattttaaatgaatatttgaaatatgcaaatagtgaatcttttttatctttattgtgTCAACTATTAATATAATATTGGATTCTGGTATTTTTCCAGATGTGTGGAGCTGTGGTATTATTTTGccaatttacaaaaacaaaggtGATACCTCTGATCCTAACAACTACAGAGGCATTACTATTTTTAGTTGTCTGGGTAAATTGTTCACCAATGTGTTAAACACAAGACTTAATAATTTTCTTGAAAGTCATAACTTACTAAATGAAGAACAGGCTGGTTTTCGTAAACAGTATAGTACAATTGATCATATTTTGTCGTTAAAACTTCTGGTTGATTTTTATTTGAGTTCAAATAAGAAATTGTTTTGTGCCTTTGTTGATTATAAAAAGGCTTTTGACTCTGTTAATCGAGTGCATCTCTGGCAAAAGTTGTTAATGCataatattgatggtaaatgtttgaaaataatttataatatgtaTAGTAAAGCTAAATCCTGTGTTAAGGTTAATAATGACTTGTCAAGTTTTTTTCATTTGTCATACTGGCGTGCGTCAAGGTGAAAATTTGTCACCtgtgttattttcaatatttttgaatgATCTAACTTGTCTGCAAAATATGAAGGCTTAGTTAAAATGTCTAAAGCAACTTTTGAAAGTCTCAGTGATGACACTGTTGATGTATATTTAAGGCTAATTATGTTATTGTACGCAGATGACACTGTTTTATTTGCAGAAAGTCAGGCGGATTTGCAGAAAGCTTTAGATGCTATGTTTGAATATTGTGAGATATGGGATTTACATGTTAATGGAGCTAAAACTAAAATAGTTATATTAAAGCTAAAGCTAAACGTAACAAAAGGGCATTCAGTTTCATGTATAACGGTAAACAGCTAGAAATTGTTGATGATTTTTCATATTTGGGCattctttttaattataattaatttgataaaaataagaaaaagcttGTCGATCAGGCACGTAGAGCCATGTTTTCAGTTATCCAGAAAAGCCGAAAACTCAGCTTGCCTATTTCAATTCAGTTACATTTGTTTAATACTATTGTTGTTCCAATACTATTACACGGTAGTGAGGTTTGGGGTACGGAGCGGATAAGTATAATAGAGCAATTTCAACTTCGGTTTTGTAAATTGATTCTAAATTTGAAATCTACAACTCCTAACTGTATGAGTTATGGGGAGCTGGATTTGCAGCCTTTAGCATTACAAGTTAAGGCTCGTATATTATGTTATTGGTGTAAAGTAATTAATTCAGGTAGTGACAAGATTTGTAAATTGTTGTACGATACAATTTTCTATTTGTATATGAATGGTGCACACACTTCttcttggatttcttttgtaaaagaTACACTTGATGAACTTGGAATGTCTGAATATTTTCATGCTAGGTACATAGATATTAATTGTTTCAAAACAACTGTGAAAAGTAGGTTAAAAGATCAGTTTTTGCAAAATTGGCATGATAGTGTTGTCACTTCACCAAAATGTTTAGTCTATCGTACTTATTAAAAAGAATTTGGTTTTGAGGAGTATCTTGATATATTACCTTCTCATTTAAGTAAGTATTTGTGTAAATTTAGAACTATGAACCATTTGTTGCCAATAGAAAAAGGTAGGCACTTGCATATAGAGCGCAATCAACGAGTCTGTCACCTCTGTCCGAAGCAAGTActaggtgatgaatttcattatcttcTGGAATGTAGTAACTTCAAATCCATTAGAAAGAAGTTTATTCCCAATAATTTCACTACACGTCCTAATATTCATCAACTTGATAACCTCATGAATAGTAAAGATAAGGGTTTACTTGTTAAATTAgcactgttttgtaaaattttaatgtcaaattttaaatagCTCATTCTCCTGATTCAGTATTGTTTTCTAGTATTCATGATTTGAGTAACTACTTTACTTGTAAACAAGTACGGATGGAATTAACATGCTTCGGTTTTGGTATAAGTTGTATGTTACGATAATGTAGAAATTAATTATGACATATcgttgtttatttttatgatcTCTGGtgtaacatgtaaatgttttggaCCCCCCATTATTGAGGTTTACATGCAATATAAGGGAGAACATTAAGCATTCAGGTCAATTAATAGGCAATATTTGGGGGAATATACATTGTTATTATTTCTGCATCCGCAGTTTTTGAGCTGTCTCCCTTTCATCTTTCATCTTTGGTTATTTTAGTGTGGTTGGTCcaattcattttttcattttttcttagtCAGACATTGTACCGCATTTTGTACAACACTGtgcacaatattttgtacaatattgatttgtgactgttttattatttcactttgttttttccacatgcatattatatgccatggatttaaataaatctgaaatctgAAATCTGATTACCAAGAAGTGTAGACTGCGTAGCATAATTTGTTAGGGTTAATTGAGGCATCCGTTtgtggcattttttttttcttacgttAAAGCTGTCCttattttcagtataaaattacatctattcaaattttaaacttaGGACTGTGAAAACAATCGATTGCGTATTATCTGTGTACGACAGGAAATTCCACGTGCTTGTGACCACCGACGAATGCCGAATGCAGACAATAGGCAATCGCACGGAAATTGACGAGTGTAATATCGAGTGAACCATGTAATAAATATCTCAAATTTAGATGAAGGTATAAACGTTATTTTTAAGTTTACAGTTGTTTATTGTGTATaaacattcatttaattttaGGTAAGTGAATAAATGGTTACGTTATTAAATATTTCATCGTCATGGTGTGTGAAATAAGGATAGTCAAAATCCccacaaaaccaaaaaaaatggaAGCATTTTAGGCTTAAGCTGCCCTGTTAGAGATACCAGCAACCAACTAGTAGGTTCGTTCTGAGAAAAGCACTTGATTTCTATCTGCATGTCTGCTATGTGTGAAAGcagaatattttttctcatatGGGCGTTTGTAAGTAATACGCAAGCGACCTAtgcaaatatcatttaaaaataaaaccttgATAAAGTTCTGAGTGACGATTATATCAGCTTCGTTGTGGGCCCCCACAAATTCAAacaaattgtatacatgtatataattttgtacatgcatttttacaagattttatTAGCGCAAAATGGTAATACGTGATATCTGGACTAGACTTCTGTTTGACGGATTCTACAGTATCATCTGTCCATATTACTGTTTTATGACTGAATGTAATAAATATTGTCGTCTTAATTGTTATCAAAAGTTTATGACTAAATGCAACAAGTGTTGTCGTCTTCAATGTGTTACAACTGACATAGCTGAAATAGACGTTATTTTGACAAACTATTTTTCTTCTGGGGAATTATTTTCTTAACACAATAACAATTCAAACTCTAAAAAAGcctttaaaaagtaaaagtaCTAATATGATGAATATTGCTGTGgtttatcaaaatcaaaataaagttaacCCTAAAGTTACATTATCTGTCATAGTCTATGTATATGTATGACCGTACATAATACAGGTAACGCAAAACAAAGACATTCCTGGAAGAACAGATATGCACATTCAGAGAAACATCATGTTCTACAAGAATGCCAAGCTGTTATGATTCTTGCACTGAATTATAACGTGATAGAAAAACGGAGAAATTGTATTTGATCCGCTAAAAACGTAAACACGTTTTCCGTTGTTTTAGTTTAATATACCAAACTATATacacataatttgaaaaatcaaagtgaTGTAAAGGAACTACTTGCTTCTTAAATGatgtaattaattttattttgaatatatcaTGAAAAGAGTGGTGTCTAGATGTAACATGCCATTTACTTAAGACGGAGAGGTTTCCACAGGTGTTATCGGAATCTTATAGGCCTTTCGGAATGCATCTACAAAAGCGGTGGACAAAATAAAGACTCGAATGTATATCTGATTCGTTTTTACAGTGCCCTTTGTATATCAGGTACGTATTGCCTTTTGtatatgtaattaatatttatcacaacttctattgtccgtaagtattgacctggcactcattaatcttcgccaatattttcgggcgttttcgttattttacgcaatatttgtgtcctgaaaatatctatatttatcaaaataatcgatataaatAACCAACGGCAcaatggtgtagtggtaagctctccgacttaGAACGGCATTACAGGGCATGTGCAGGGGTTCGAATTCATTTctaaccaatttttttttatataattccgTGTGTTTGTATTTGCatctattttacattattttatgaaacatttcattttgtgtcgttaacaacagttctttgaattgtccgttgaatgaatgaatacttgtccggtcctgaagGTTTTAAACGACatttgtagaacggttttatgtacgtagaaaaatgataataaatagtagagtatttcattgaaaaatcatgataagtgtgatAATTTTTCGTCtgttaattttacagataaaataaaaaacaaaaacaaactggtCAGATAGAGGactcgaactcacaaccctgaggttagtggcaaaacgctttgtccgcattACTACATCTGCACATGAAACATGGTTGCatataattggcttttcaa
The sequence above is a segment of the Mercenaria mercenaria strain notata chromosome 3, MADL_Memer_1, whole genome shotgun sequence genome. Coding sequences within it:
- the LOC123523503 gene encoding uncharacterized protein LOC123523503, with the translated sequence MIRQEIFVEKMKADIDDSKQHVVDAIVDLKNERNKFAVDFERLKHDVETMNDNLENALNGMQSQTEKVIQDYTTEMETLKGSVVTPIVAFKAHVVSDKSLSNSKVIIFSKNIFNTGNAYDNATGIFKAPIGGVYLFATEICLSPRTYSYFGITLNGELISQSLLRDNQWTKCYTMDAIVAVNKGGDVSVKCSSSCDSSESLSGSPLYQTSSFSGVLVHKLVV